The Rhodococcus sp. X156 genome window below encodes:
- a CDS encoding glycosyltransferase family 9 protein, giving the protein MTPTVLALRALGLGDALTGVPALRGLRRAFPAHRLVLAAPEPVGAWLHHRGVVDAVLPTAGLAPLHWEGPAPVAVNLHGHGPQSHRLLQALRPQQLIAFGCPAADHLGPAWRADEHEVLRWCRLVRSAGGDCGPEDLRLSHPAGATRSPDTVVVHPGAASGSRRWPVERWAPVARALLAQGYQVVLTGSRAEAGLCARIAEQAPGARSTAGRLDLAALTACVAGAGVVLCGDTGVAHLATALATPSVLLFGPTPPHRWGPAVDPHLHTVLWPGDPATPAWGDPHAEALDPRLAAVTVAEVLQAVRGLVGGPVRPTAARPG; this is encoded by the coding sequence GTGACCCCGACGGTGCTCGCGCTGCGGGCCCTCGGCCTCGGCGACGCCCTCACCGGGGTGCCCGCGCTGCGCGGGCTGCGCCGGGCGTTTCCCGCCCACCGCCTGGTGCTCGCCGCCCCCGAGCCCGTCGGTGCCTGGCTGCACCACCGCGGCGTGGTGGACGCGGTGCTGCCCACCGCAGGGCTGGCGCCGCTGCACTGGGAGGGCCCTGCCCCGGTGGCGGTGAACCTGCACGGCCACGGCCCGCAGAGCCACCGACTGCTGCAGGCCCTGCGCCCGCAGCAGCTCATCGCCTTCGGCTGCCCCGCCGCCGACCACCTCGGGCCCGCGTGGCGGGCCGACGAGCACGAGGTGCTCCGCTGGTGCCGGCTGGTGCGCAGCGCCGGTGGGGACTGCGGGCCGGAGGACCTGCGTCTGAGCCACCCCGCCGGCGCCACCCGCTCGCCGGACACCGTGGTGGTGCATCCCGGCGCGGCCTCGGGCTCACGCCGCTGGCCGGTGGAGCGCTGGGCCCCGGTGGCGCGCGCACTGCTCGCCCAGGGCTACCAGGTGGTGCTCACCGGCAGCCGCGCCGAGGCCGGGCTCTGCGCCCGCATCGCCGAGCAGGCGCCGGGTGCGCGCAGCACCGCCGGGCGGCTGGACCTGGCGGCGCTCACCGCCTGCGTGGCCGGAGCGGGCGTGGTGCTGTGCGGCGACACCGGGGTGGCCCACCTGGCCACGGCGCTGGCCACCCCGTCGGTGCTGCTGTTCGGACCCACCCCGCCGCACCGCTGGGGCCCGGCCGTCGACCCGCACCTGCACACCGTGCTGTGGCCGGGTGATCCTGCCACTCCCGCCTGGGGCGATCCGCACGCCGAGGCGCTCGACCCACGCCTGGCCGCGGTGACCGTGGCGGAGGTGCTGCAGGCGGTGCGCGGCCTGGTGGGCGGGCCGGTCAGGCCGACTGCCGCGCGGCCTGGCTGA
- a CDS encoding HAD family hydrolase, translated as MNPPAAPLPHLVASDLDGTLLGADGLVSPATIAGVRALVTSQVPFVPVTGRPPQWVLPVTDQLGIAPLAVCANGAVLFDTATLRVLWKRCLEQPVLAEVAEVALAALPGCGLAVDRLGHPEPSTRDEVWVPRRAHHWPSADNLEVSLAELCAEPAVKLLVRQCGLSSQDVADVLAPRLPESVGLTCSTGDGLVEILPAGVSKAAGLAMVARYHGVQAQRVLAFGDMPNDVSMLRWAGCGVAMGNAHASVRAVADVVTDANTEDGVARVLRRWWEPEPVSVVGPGDGLAAMVGETAAP; from the coding sequence GTGAACCCACCTGCCGCACCGCTGCCGCACCTGGTGGCCAGCGACCTGGACGGGACGCTGCTGGGCGCTGACGGGCTGGTCAGCCCGGCGACCATCGCGGGGGTGCGTGCGCTGGTGACCTCGCAGGTCCCCTTCGTGCCGGTCACGGGACGTCCCCCGCAGTGGGTGCTGCCGGTGACCGACCAGCTCGGCATCGCCCCGCTCGCCGTCTGCGCCAACGGCGCGGTGCTCTTCGACACCGCGACGCTGCGGGTGCTGTGGAAGCGCTGCCTGGAGCAGCCGGTGCTGGCCGAGGTGGCGGAGGTGGCCCTGGCCGCGCTGCCGGGGTGCGGCCTCGCCGTCGACCGCCTGGGGCACCCCGAGCCGTCGACCCGCGACGAGGTGTGGGTTCCGCGCCGTGCCCACCACTGGCCCAGCGCGGACAACCTCGAGGTCTCCCTGGCCGAGCTCTGCGCCGAGCCGGCGGTGAAGCTGCTGGTGCGCCAGTGCGGCCTGAGCAGCCAGGACGTGGCCGACGTGCTGGCCCCGCGGCTGCCGGAGAGCGTGGGACTGACCTGCTCCACCGGCGACGGCCTGGTGGAGATCCTGCCGGCCGGGGTGAGCAAGGCAGCCGGGCTGGCGATGGTGGCCCGCTACCACGGGGTGCAGGCCCAGCGGGTGCTCGCCTTCGGCGACATGCCCAACGACGTGTCGATGCTGCGGTGGGCGGGCTGCGGCGTGGCCATGGGCAACGCCCACGCCTCGGTCCGGGCCGTGGCTGACGTGGTCACCGACGCCAACACCGAGGACGGGGTGGCTCGGGTGCTGCGGCGGTGGTGGGAACCGGAACCGGTGAGCGTCGTCGGACCCGGCGACGGCCTGGCAGCGATGGTGGGCGAGACCGCCGCACCGTGA
- a CDS encoding UDP-glucuronic acid decarboxylase family protein, protein MGASGGDLGSRTSHAARDVERVVVTGGAGFLGSHLCEELLRRGAEVVCLDSFLTGSPGNVAHLLDDPRFRLVRCDVTDFVHVPGPVDLVLHLASPASPVDYLTLPIETLKVGAIGTLHALGLAKDKGARFLLASTSEVYGDPQVHPQPESYWGHVNPVGPRGVYDEAKRYAEAMTVAYRSSCDVDTAIVRIFNTFGPRMRPHDGRAIPTFIRQALAGQPLTVAGDGLQTRSVCYVSDLIAGILALAGSGHPGPMNIGNPTELTVRQIAEDVVAATGSRSTVEHVGRPVDDPQVRRPDTTLAEHTLGWRPEVSWPQGLARTVEWFSQAARQSA, encoded by the coding sequence ATGGGTGCATCAGGGGGTGACCTCGGGTCCCGCACGTCCCACGCGGCTCGGGACGTCGAGCGGGTGGTGGTGACGGGCGGCGCCGGGTTCCTGGGCAGCCACCTGTGCGAGGAGCTGCTGCGGCGCGGCGCGGAGGTGGTCTGCCTGGACAGCTTCCTCACCGGCAGCCCCGGCAACGTCGCCCACCTCCTCGACGACCCGCGCTTCCGGCTGGTGCGCTGCGACGTCACCGACTTCGTGCACGTGCCCGGTCCGGTCGACCTGGTGCTGCACCTCGCCTCGCCCGCCTCGCCGGTGGACTACCTGACGCTGCCCATCGAGACGCTCAAGGTGGGGGCCATCGGCACGCTGCACGCTCTCGGCCTGGCCAAGGACAAGGGTGCGCGCTTCCTGCTGGCCTCCACCTCCGAGGTCTACGGCGACCCCCAGGTGCACCCCCAGCCGGAGAGCTACTGGGGCCACGTCAACCCGGTGGGCCCGCGCGGGGTGTACGACGAGGCCAAGCGCTACGCCGAGGCCATGACGGTGGCCTACCGCAGCAGCTGCGACGTGGACACCGCCATCGTGCGGATCTTCAACACCTTCGGCCCCCGGATGCGCCCGCACGACGGCCGCGCCATCCCCACCTTCATCCGCCAGGCGCTGGCCGGGCAGCCGCTGACGGTCGCCGGGGACGGGCTGCAGACCCGGTCGGTGTGCTACGTCTCCGACCTGATCGCGGGGATCCTCGCGCTGGCCGGGAGCGGGCACCCCGGCCCGATGAACATCGGCAACCCCACCGAGCTGACCGTGCGGCAGATCGCCGAGGACGTGGTGGCGGCGACCGGGTCACGCTCCACCGTCGAGCACGTCGGACGTCCGGTGGACGACCCCCAGGTGCGGCGGCCGGACACCACCCTCGCCGAGCACACCCTGGGCTGGCGCCCGGAGGTGTCCTGGCCCCAGGGCCTGGCGCGGACGGTGGAGTGGTTCAGCCAGGCCGCGCGGCAGTCGGCCTGA
- a CDS encoding SIS domain-containing protein has protein sequence MADLTAALHELERDAALVQAWGVELARLLPGGGRLLVAGNGGSAAEAQHLTAELVGRYVDERQPLSALCLSAETSSLTAILNDYGAEEVFARQVQAHGRAGDVLLLLSTSGASPNVLCAAERARAAGLRVWALTGPRPNPLAELADEAVAVAAPSTSTVQEVHLVAVHALCAAVDSRLPTRPRGAPAAMPVASA, from the coding sequence GTGGCGGACCTGACGGCGGCGCTGCACGAGCTGGAGCGCGACGCCGCGCTGGTGCAGGCGTGGGGTGTCGAGCTGGCCCGGCTGCTGCCCGGCGGCGGACGGCTGCTGGTGGCCGGCAACGGGGGCAGCGCCGCCGAGGCTCAGCACCTCACCGCCGAGCTGGTGGGCCGCTACGTGGACGAGCGGCAGCCGCTGTCCGCGCTGTGCCTGAGCGCGGAGACCTCCAGCCTCACGGCGATCCTCAACGACTACGGCGCCGAGGAGGTGTTCGCCCGCCAGGTGCAGGCGCACGGCCGGGCCGGCGACGTCCTGCTGCTGCTGTCCACCAGCGGGGCCAGCCCCAACGTGCTCTGCGCGGCCGAGCGGGCCCGCGCGGCCGGGCTGCGGGTGTGGGCGCTCACCGGGCCGCGTCCCAACCCGCTGGCCGAGCTGGCCGACGAGGCGGTGGCGGTGGCGGCCCCGAGCACCTCCACGGTGCAGGAGGTGCACCTGGTGGCGGTGCACGCGCTGTGCGCCGCCGTCGACTCCCGCCTGCCCACCCGGCCCCGGGGCGCCCCCGCCGCGATGCCGGTGGCCTCGGCATGA
- a CDS encoding SDR family oxidoreductase has protein sequence MTAAGNGTTPLAPRELGTVYVTGGSSGLGAAVVAAVCAQGGRAAVIDRVAPQADVPHVRADLADSTAAEAAVAELVQRVGPPTAVVTAAGTDACGGLDEVPTETWERVVRVNLFGTVAVVRACLPHLRASRGTVVTVASTLGIKAVGDATAYCASKFGVVGFTRALATELAGTVGVTLLIPGGMSTAFFDGRTEQYRPGPDAVLNDPAHTAATVVMALRQPVGSEVRELVVATSTEPSWP, from the coding sequence GTGACCGCAGCAGGCAACGGCACCACCCCGCTCGCGCCGCGCGAGCTCGGCACGGTCTACGTCACCGGCGGGTCCAGCGGTCTCGGTGCCGCCGTGGTGGCGGCGGTGTGCGCCCAGGGCGGCCGAGCTGCGGTGATCGACCGCGTCGCACCCCAGGCCGACGTCCCGCACGTGCGGGCCGACCTCGCCGACAGCACCGCCGCCGAGGCAGCCGTCGCCGAGCTGGTGCAGCGGGTGGGCCCACCCACCGCCGTGGTCACCGCGGCCGGCACCGACGCCTGCGGCGGCCTGGACGAGGTGCCCACCGAGACGTGGGAGCGGGTGGTGCGGGTCAACCTCTTCGGCACCGTGGCGGTGGTCCGCGCCTGCCTGCCGCACCTGCGGGCCAGCCGCGGCACCGTGGTGACGGTGGCCTCCACCCTCGGGATCAAGGCCGTCGGCGACGCCACCGCCTACTGCGCCTCCAAGTTCGGCGTGGTCGGCTTCACCCGGGCGCTGGCCACCGAGCTGGCCGGCACGGTCGGGGTCACCCTGCTGATCCCCGGCGGCATGAGCACCGCGTTCTTCGACGGCCGCACCGAGCAGTACCGGCCGGGTCCGGACGCCGTCCTCAACGACCCGGCGCACACCGCGGCCACCGTGGTGATGGCCCTGCGGCAACCGGTGGGCTCGGAGGTCCGCGAGCTGGTGGTGGCCACCTCCACCGAGCCGTCCTGGCCGTGA
- a CDS encoding glycosyltransferase: protein MKIAMVSEHASPLATLGGTDAGGQNVHVAALARALAARGHRVDVYTRRDSTTQAERVTLCAGVDVVHVPAGPPVAMAKDELLQHMPAFGEWLTTAWTRTPPDVVHAHFWMSGVAALAAARAVGVPVVQTFHALGSVKRRHQGLADTSPRSRVRTEAALAQQVDCVVATCADEVTELAALGAPLERVRVVPCGVDVQHFCPAGPPWRGDPAGLRPAGVPRLVCVGRLVERKGVDTAVRALAQLPGVELLVAGGPPAAQLPEHAEAQRLSALAAQLGVAERVHLLGEVSPTDVPALLRSADVVVTTPWYEPFGIVPLEAMACGRPLVGSAVGGLLDTVQPGTTGVLVPPREPDALVAALTPLLADPPRRTRLGAAARRRAVHRYSWDRVAAETEDAYATVCTGQREPAEAL from the coding sequence ATGAAGATCGCCATGGTGTCCGAGCACGCCAGTCCACTGGCCACCCTCGGTGGGACCGACGCCGGGGGGCAGAACGTGCACGTGGCTGCGCTGGCCCGGGCGCTGGCCGCACGGGGCCACCGGGTGGACGTCTACACCCGCCGGGACAGCACCACCCAGGCGGAGCGGGTGACGCTGTGCGCCGGGGTGGACGTGGTGCACGTGCCGGCCGGTCCACCGGTGGCCATGGCCAAGGACGAGCTGCTGCAGCACATGCCGGCGTTCGGCGAGTGGCTGACCACCGCGTGGACCCGCACGCCCCCGGACGTGGTGCACGCGCACTTCTGGATGTCCGGCGTCGCCGCGCTCGCCGCCGCGCGGGCCGTGGGGGTGCCGGTGGTGCAGACCTTCCACGCCCTCGGCTCGGTGAAGCGCCGCCACCAGGGGCTGGCGGACACCAGCCCCCGCTCGCGGGTGCGCACCGAGGCCGCGCTGGCCCAGCAGGTGGACTGCGTGGTGGCCACCTGTGCCGACGAGGTGACCGAGCTGGCCGCGCTGGGGGCGCCGCTGGAGCGGGTGCGGGTGGTGCCGTGCGGGGTGGACGTGCAGCACTTCTGCCCGGCGGGCCCCCCGTGGCGGGGCGACCCGGCGGGGCTGCGTCCGGCCGGCGTGCCGCGGCTGGTGTGCGTCGGCCGGCTGGTGGAGCGCAAGGGGGTGGACACCGCGGTGCGGGCCCTGGCTCAGCTGCCCGGGGTGGAGCTGCTGGTGGCCGGTGGCCCGCCCGCGGCGCAGCTGCCCGAGCACGCCGAGGCCCAGCGGCTCAGCGCGCTGGCCGCGCAGCTGGGGGTGGCCGAGCGGGTGCACCTGCTGGGCGAGGTCTCCCCCACCGACGTGCCTGCCCTGCTGCGCTCGGCGGACGTGGTGGTGACCACGCCCTGGTACGAGCCGTTCGGCATCGTGCCGCTGGAGGCGATGGCGTGCGGGCGGCCGCTGGTGGGCAGCGCGGTGGGCGGGCTGCTGGACACGGTGCAGCCGGGCACCACGGGCGTGCTGGTGCCCCCGCGGGAGCCGGACGCCCTGGTCGCGGCGCTGACTCCCCTGCTGGCGGACCCGCCACGGCGGACGCGCCTCGGCGCGGCGGCTCGGCGCCGCGCGGTGCACCGCTACAGCTGGGACCGGGTGGCCGCGGAGACCGAGGATGCCTACGCCACCGTGTGCACCGGGCAGCGCGAGCCGGCGGAGGCGCTGTGA
- a CDS encoding PfkB family carbohydrate kinase: MSRRIVVVGDVLLDRDLLGTVQRVCPDAPVPVVDVTGVRESPGGAGLTALLCTAADTEVVLVAPVAADDAGARLARLLRAEVELVALPHAGGTRRKTRVRCAGQSLLRLDDGGPGTPVDPPLSLVSAALAGADVVLVADYGGGTTHHAGLRALLAEAAARRPLVWDPHPRGGAPVPGTALVTPNRAEAAHACAVPSTSTAAPSSTPDALAVALRTQWQARAVCVTAGSDGAYLALSASEPMYVPAPVVAGGDPCGAGDRFAASAALSLAHGAVLSEAVVDAVADASAWVRAGGAAGYRARPPQPPAADAAGLGPVQPTAAEVVARVRARGGTVVATGGCFDLVHAGHVACLEAARRLGDALVVLLNSDESVRRLKGPSRPVVTQDDRARVLQSLASVDAVAVFTEDDPRAALAQLRPDVWAKGGDYGGTPLPETALVRSWGGRVVLLPYLDGRSTTALLAAQPSSQPNLEVS; the protein is encoded by the coding sequence ATGAGCCGGCGCATCGTGGTGGTGGGCGACGTGCTGCTCGACCGCGACCTGCTGGGCACGGTGCAGCGGGTGTGCCCGGACGCGCCGGTCCCGGTGGTGGACGTCACGGGGGTGCGGGAGAGTCCCGGCGGCGCCGGGCTGACGGCCCTGCTGTGCACGGCCGCGGACACCGAGGTGGTGCTGGTGGCGCCGGTGGCCGCCGACGACGCCGGTGCGCGCCTGGCCCGGCTGCTGCGGGCCGAGGTGGAGCTGGTGGCCCTGCCGCACGCCGGCGGCACCCGGCGCAAGACCCGGGTGCGCTGCGCCGGGCAGTCGCTGCTGCGCCTGGACGACGGCGGGCCCGGCACCCCGGTCGACCCGCCGCTGTCCCTGGTGAGCGCCGCGCTGGCCGGCGCGGACGTGGTGCTGGTGGCCGACTACGGCGGGGGCACCACCCACCACGCGGGCCTGCGTGCGCTGCTGGCCGAGGCCGCCGCCCGCCGACCGCTGGTGTGGGACCCGCACCCGCGCGGTGGTGCTCCGGTGCCGGGCACCGCGCTGGTCACGCCCAACCGCGCGGAGGCCGCCCACGCCTGTGCAGTCCCGTCCACCAGCACCGCAGCCCCGTCCAGCACCCCCGATGCCCTCGCCGTGGCGCTGCGGACGCAGTGGCAGGCCCGCGCCGTCTGCGTCACCGCCGGCAGCGACGGCGCCTACCTCGCGCTGTCCGCCAGCGAGCCGATGTACGTCCCCGCACCCGTGGTGGCCGGCGGTGACCCGTGCGGGGCCGGCGACCGCTTCGCCGCCTCGGCCGCGCTGTCCCTGGCCCACGGAGCGGTGCTCTCGGAGGCGGTGGTGGACGCCGTCGCCGACGCCTCCGCGTGGGTGCGCGCCGGCGGCGCGGCCGGCTACCGAGCTCGCCCGCCCCAGCCGCCCGCCGCCGACGCAGCCGGCCTGGGCCCCGTCCAGCCCACCGCGGCGGAGGTGGTCGCCCGGGTGCGCGCCCGCGGCGGGACCGTGGTGGCCACCGGCGGCTGCTTCGACCTGGTGCACGCCGGGCACGTCGCGTGCCTGGAGGCGGCGCGCCGCCTGGGGGACGCGCTCGTGGTGCTGCTCAACTCCGACGAGTCGGTGCGCCGGCTCAAGGGCCCGTCGCGGCCGGTGGTCACCCAGGACGACCGGGCCCGGGTGCTGCAGTCGCTGGCCAGCGTGGACGCCGTCGCGGTGTTCACCGAGGACGACCCGCGGGCCGCGCTGGCGCAGCTGCGCCCGGACGTGTGGGCCAAGGGCGGCGACTACGGCGGCACCCCGCTGCCGGAGACCGCCCTGGTGCGCTCCTGGGGCGGACGCGTGGTGCTGCTGCCCTACCTCGACGGGCGCTCCACCACCGCCCTGCTCGCCGCCCAGCCCAGCTCCCAGCCCAACCTGGAGGTTTCGTGA
- a CDS encoding glycosyltransferase, with the protein MRVLLWHVHGSWTTSFVQGGHEYVLPLVDDRGPDGRGRAQTWSWPSSAVEVAPDRLPEHGVDVVVLQRPHEAELLQRWTGLRAGVDVPAVYVEHNAPTAAAPGSRHPLAEQAAIPVVHVTRFNQLMWDCGAAPTTVLEHGVVDPGPLYTGERASLGVVVNEPVRRWRVAGTDVLLRVARDVDVEVYGMGMSALLERAPQLHGRVHENLPQARMHAELARHRAYLHPYRWTSLGLALVEAMTLGQPVLALATTEAPEAVPAAAGVVTNDLTTLVRTARRWMRDPQEARERGAAGRSHALRRFGLPRFLDDWDAVFAGVVAGQEVA; encoded by the coding sequence GTGCGGGTGTTGCTGTGGCACGTGCACGGGTCGTGGACGACGTCCTTCGTGCAGGGCGGGCACGAGTACGTGCTCCCGCTGGTGGACGACCGTGGCCCGGACGGGCGGGGGCGGGCGCAGACCTGGAGCTGGCCCAGCTCGGCGGTGGAGGTGGCGCCCGACCGGCTGCCCGAGCACGGCGTGGACGTGGTGGTGCTGCAGCGCCCGCACGAGGCGGAGCTGCTGCAGCGGTGGACGGGGCTGCGCGCCGGGGTGGACGTGCCCGCGGTGTACGTCGAGCACAACGCCCCCACGGCCGCCGCGCCGGGCAGCCGCCACCCGTTGGCGGAGCAGGCCGCGATCCCCGTCGTGCACGTCACCCGGTTCAACCAGCTGATGTGGGACTGCGGCGCCGCGCCCACCACCGTGCTGGAGCACGGCGTGGTGGACCCGGGCCCGCTCTACACCGGCGAGCGCGCGTCGCTGGGCGTGGTGGTCAACGAGCCGGTCCGGCGCTGGCGGGTGGCCGGTACCGACGTGCTGCTGCGCGTCGCCAGGGACGTCGACGTCGAGGTGTACGGCATGGGCATGTCCGCCCTGCTCGAGCGGGCGCCCCAGCTGCACGGGCGGGTGCACGAGAACCTGCCGCAGGCGCGGATGCACGCCGAGCTGGCCCGGCACCGCGCCTACCTGCACCCGTACCGCTGGACCAGCCTGGGCCTGGCCCTGGTGGAGGCGATGACCCTCGGCCAGCCGGTGCTCGCGCTGGCGACCACCGAGGCCCCGGAAGCGGTTCCGGCGGCGGCCGGGGTGGTGACCAACGACCTCACCACCCTGGTGCGGACCGCGCGCCGGTGGATGCGGGATCCCCAGGAGGCGCGCGAGCGCGGAGCCGCCGGGCGCAGCCACGCGCTGCGCCGCTTCGGCCTGCCGCGGTTCCTCGACGACTGGGACGCGGTGTTCGCGGGGGTTGTTGCCGGCCAGGAGGTTGCCTGA
- a CDS encoding glycosyltransferase family 2 protein, whose amino-acid sequence MAATEAPLIAITIPCHNDADLLARTLAGIAGQGPALDRVEVILVDNNSDVDSLERLHRQFSSRMQLTLVQQPQLPHPFALCRARNLALRLTRAQWVLSLDSDCVLQEGYLVAALQYVARGGQSRICTGERVFVSCAALSPAHIMRDVSVLDLLPTVGSVSNYGLPQDRRMPDMVALPEVPQPWAFMHAGNLLYPVAKAREIGGHDEEFDGVWGYEDADFAHRMITVAGCVPEYSPNLRVFHQEPADAGVGTYGYKRDKKTNPNWHRACERIPGFREFKENQFRGLGADVTI is encoded by the coding sequence ATGGCCGCAACAGAAGCACCGCTGATCGCCATCACCATCCCCTGCCACAACGACGCCGACCTGCTCGCCAGGACGTTGGCCGGCATCGCCGGGCAGGGCCCTGCCCTGGACCGCGTCGAGGTGATCTTGGTCGACAACAACTCCGACGTCGACTCCCTCGAGCGGCTCCACCGGCAGTTCTCCAGCCGGATGCAGCTGACCCTGGTGCAGCAGCCCCAGCTGCCGCACCCGTTCGCGCTCTGCCGGGCGCGCAACCTGGCCCTCCGGCTCACCCGAGCCCAGTGGGTGCTGTCCCTGGACTCCGACTGCGTGCTGCAGGAGGGGTACCTGGTCGCGGCGCTGCAGTACGTCGCCCGGGGCGGGCAGAGCAGGATTTGCACGGGTGAGCGGGTCTTCGTCTCCTGTGCCGCGCTCAGCCCCGCCCACATCATGCGGGACGTGAGCGTGCTGGACCTGCTGCCGACCGTGGGCAGCGTGTCCAACTACGGGCTGCCGCAGGATCGAAGGATGCCGGACATGGTGGCGCTGCCGGAGGTGCCGCAGCCCTGGGCGTTCATGCACGCGGGCAACCTGTTGTACCCCGTGGCCAAGGCCCGGGAGATCGGCGGTCACGACGAGGAGTTCGACGGGGTCTGGGGCTACGAGGACGCCGACTTCGCCCACCGGATGATCACCGTTGCCGGTTGCGTGCCCGAGTACTCACCGAACCTGCGGGTGTTCCACCAGGAGCCGGCAGACGCCGGGGTGGGCACCTACGGCTACAAGCGGGACAAGAAGACCAACCCCAACTGGCACCGCGCGTGCGAGCGCATCCCCGGCTTTCGCGAGTTCAAGGAGAACCAGTTCCGTGGTCTGGGTGCCGATGTCACCATCTGA